A window of Halomonas sp. H10-9-1 contains these coding sequences:
- the tviB gene encoding Vi polysaccharide biosynthesis UDP-N-acetylglucosamine C-6 dehydrogenase TviB: MDNVRLGVIGLGYVGLPLAVEFGKVLPTVGFDINAKRIAELRDGVDHTLEVEPELLAAASQLSFESELEALRDCNVYIVTVPTPIDSSRRPDLTPLVKASETLGQVVGQGDVVIYESTVYPGATEEACIPVVERVSGLAYNRDFFAGYSPERINPGDKEHRVTTIKKVTSGSTPEIAEFVDALYRRVITAGTHLASSIAVAEAAKVIENTQRDVNIALINELAVIFNRLGIDTEEVLEAAGTKWNFLPFRPGLVGGHCIGVDPYYLTHRAQQVGYHPEMILAGRRLNDGMGAYVASQLVKQMIKRRLHVEGARVLVMGLTFKENCPDLRNTRVVDIIRELADYGVAVDVFDPQVNKDEAEAEYGIRPVEQPTEGAYDAMILAVAHREFKALGCDGIRAWGKAEHVLYDLKYLLPKESVDLRL, from the coding sequence ATGGATAACGTGCGCCTGGGCGTGATCGGCCTGGGCTATGTGGGGCTGCCGCTGGCGGTGGAGTTCGGCAAGGTGCTGCCCACCGTGGGCTTCGATATCAACGCCAAGCGCATCGCTGAGCTGCGCGACGGCGTGGACCACACCCTGGAGGTGGAGCCGGAGCTGCTGGCCGCGGCGAGCCAGCTGAGTTTCGAGAGCGAGCTCGAGGCGCTGCGCGATTGCAACGTCTATATCGTCACCGTGCCGACGCCCATCGATTCGAGCCGCCGGCCGGACCTGACGCCGTTGGTCAAGGCCAGCGAGACCCTGGGCCAGGTGGTGGGGCAGGGCGATGTGGTGATCTATGAGTCCACCGTCTACCCGGGCGCTACCGAGGAGGCGTGTATTCCGGTGGTGGAGCGGGTCTCCGGGCTCGCCTACAACCGTGACTTCTTCGCCGGCTACAGCCCCGAGCGGATCAATCCGGGCGACAAGGAGCACCGCGTCACCACCATCAAGAAGGTGACCTCGGGCTCCACCCCCGAGATCGCCGAGTTCGTCGATGCGCTCTATCGCCGGGTGATCACCGCCGGTACCCATCTGGCCAGCTCGATTGCCGTGGCCGAGGCGGCCAAGGTGATCGAGAACACTCAGCGCGACGTCAACATCGCCCTGATCAACGAGCTGGCGGTGATCTTCAACCGCCTGGGGATCGACACCGAGGAGGTGCTGGAGGCCGCCGGCACCAAGTGGAACTTCCTGCCGTTCCGACCGGGGCTGGTGGGCGGCCACTGCATCGGCGTGGACCCCTACTACCTTACCCACCGCGCCCAGCAGGTGGGCTACCACCCGGAGATGATCCTCGCCGGGCGGCGCCTCAATGACGGCATGGGCGCCTATGTGGCCAGCCAGCTGGTCAAGCAGATGATCAAGCGGCGCCTCCATGTGGAAGGCGCTCGGGTGCTGGTGATGGGCCTCACCTTCAAGGAGAACTGCCCGGACCTGCGTAACACCCGGGTGGTGGATATCATCAGGGAGTTGGCCGACTACGGGGTGGCGGTGGACGTATTCGATCCCCAGGTCAACAAGGACGAAGCCGAGGCGGAGTATGGCATTCGCCCCGTGGAGCAGCCCACTGAAGGCGCCTATGACGCCATGATCCTCGCCGTCGCCCACCGCGAGTTCAAGGCCCTCGGCTGTGATGGCATCCGCGCCTGGGGCAAGGCCGAGCATGTGCTCTATGACCTCAAGTACCTGCTGCCCAAGGAGAGCGTGGACCTGAGGCTGTAA
- a CDS encoding type II toxin-antitoxin system PemK/MazF family toxin — MRRGDLVTLVLSGDFGKPRPALIIQSDQFAGTGSVTVLLLSSARVDAPLLRLDVEPTPENGLQRRSQIMVDKPMTVKRQRVGQAFGHLDDSVMLAVNRALAVFLGFA; from the coding sequence ATGAGGCGAGGCGACCTGGTCACCCTTGTCCTGTCCGGTGACTTCGGGAAGCCGCGTCCCGCTCTCATTATTCAGTCGGATCAGTTTGCCGGTACCGGCAGTGTGACGGTGCTGCTGCTCTCCAGTGCCCGGGTGGATGCGCCGTTGCTTCGCCTTGATGTGGAGCCCACCCCCGAGAATGGCTTGCAGCGACGCTCCCAGATCATGGTGGACAAGCCCATGACGGTGAAGCGTCAGAGGGTGGGACAGGCCTTCGGCCACCTCGACGACAGCGTCATGCTCGCCGTCAACAGGGCGCTGGCTGTCTTCTTGGGCTTCGCGTGA
- a CDS encoding antitoxin MazE family protein codes for MVATNDVNNRVKRHRAALRAAGLRPIQIWVPDTRQPGFAEEARRQCAVVAAADADDQDVHAFMDAALLDLDEDESDA; via the coding sequence ATGGTAGCGACCAATGACGTGAATAATCGGGTGAAGAGGCATCGCGCTGCCTTGCGGGCAGCCGGCCTTCGCCCGATCCAGATTTGGGTGCCGGACACCCGACAACCCGGCTTTGCCGAAGAGGCTCGGCGCCAGTGTGCTGTCGTCGCGGCTGCCGACGCCGACGATCAGGACGTCCACGCCTTCATGGATGCCGCTCTTCTGGACTTGGACGAAGACGAGAGTGACGCATGA